The genomic interval CTTAATCCGAGCTTCTTCAGTGGTAAATTGCCAATCCATGACTGAGCCAGTTTGATTTCTCTGTTTCTCCCAAGCCGCTATTTCCTTCTTCAATATATCTTTTTTGGCAATACGTCGATTCAGACATTGTCGGTTTAAAACACTTAATTCAATTTCTGCCATATTTAACCAACTGCCATGTTTTGGAGTATAGTGAAATTCTAATTTGCTCAGAATACGTTGAGCTTCATCCGGTTCAAAAGCCTTATATAATGAGGCTTTCACATGGGTATTCAAGTTATCCTGTACCAGAATTATTTTTTCAGCACCAGGAAAACATTCGTCAACGAGATACTTCATTTGTTG from Roseofilum casamattae BLCC-M143 carries:
- a CDS encoding transposase, which produces QQMKYLVDECFPGAEKIILVQDNLNTHVKASLYKAFEPDEAQRILSKLEFHYTPKHGSWLNMAEIELSVLNRQCLNRRIAKKDILKKEIAAWEKQRNQTGSVMDWQFTTEEARIKLKHLYPLIKH